AATTTTCAACTGTCGCTAGAAAACCCAGAAACATGGGGCGGCGATACCTCTAACGACAAACTACCCGATTTAGTCGCTCGCTATAACTTTAAAGATGATTGGGGCAACGTATCAGTATCGGCCCTTGCGCGTCAGCTTAACACTCTCTCAGGTGAGCAAGAATCTGCTTTTGGTATGTCTGTGGCAGGTTTAGTTAAAACAACTGGCAAAGATGATCTACGTTTTCAATTTCACAAAGGTGAGCTTGGTCGCTATGTCGGCGCTGCTGCTGCAAAAGATGTATACGATAACGAAGTTGAAGATCTCACCTCAGTACTCATAGCATACCGCCACTTTTGGACAGATACACTTCGTTCAAGCGTGCTCTACGGAAAAGTTGAAGGTGATGTGTCTGAGCGCGAACGTACTCAATGGGGCGTTAACGTATTTCAAAATTTAACCAAAGATTTAGTGGTGGGCTTTGAAGTAGGTAACTTCTGTATGGATGAACAAGATAAAGACTCTAACTACGTTCAAGCCACATTGAGATTTGCACTTTAAGCCACTTTACCTCTAATGCTTAGCACCGCGTA
The sequence above is drawn from the Pseudoalteromonas espejiana DSM 9414 genome and encodes:
- a CDS encoding DcaP family trimeric outer membrane transporter, producing the protein MFDSKYKKLLLASSLLTASSAAFAGYEIKLTENDKLTFGGYIKIDSRYVDGDVAYRDFWIGDGAALEEDASQFKIFANETRFNTKYVHGDVTGFIEMDFNGGGGNEIISNSANPRIRHAFINYQDLTVGQTWSTFMNTSAIPEAADFAGATTGLVFIRQGQVRYNMGNFQLSLENPETWGGDTSNDKLPDLVARYNFKDDWGNVSVSALARQLNTLSGEQESAFGMSVAGLVKTTGKDDLRFQFHKGELGRYVGAAAAKDVYDNEVEDLTSVLIAYRHFWTDTLRSSVLYGKVEGDVSERERTQWGVNVFQNLTKDLVVGFEVGNFCMDEQDKDSNYVQATLRFAL